From Excalfactoria chinensis isolate bCotChi1 chromosome 4, bCotChi1.hap2, whole genome shotgun sequence, one genomic window encodes:
- the APLN gene encoding apelin yields the protein MTGRARGRAGLSPPTNAAIPERGHRLLRVRVPACPCPRAGRSMAARRWLLALLLLFCLALSAASAGPLGAGLDGMDPEDGLIRTLVRPRGARRGNVRRPGGWRRLRRPRPRLSHKGPMPF from the exons ATGACCgggcgggcgcggggccgggccgggctctCACCGCCTACAAATGCGGCGATCCCGGAGCGGGGCCACCGCCTCCTGCGTGTCCGTGTCCCCGCGTGTCCGTGTCCCCGCGCCGGGCGGAGCATGGCGGCGCGCCGCTGgctgctggcgctgctgctgctcttctgccttgCGCTGAGCGCCGCGTCCGCGG GGCCGCTGGGAGCGGGGCTGGATGGGATGGATCCCGAGGACGGCCTCATCCGAACGCTGGTGCGGCCACGGGGTGCGCGGCGTGGGAACGTTCGGCGGCCAGGAGGGTGGCGGAGGCTGCGCCGTCCCCGGCCACGGCTGTCCCATAAGGGCCCCATGCCCTTCTGA
- the XPNPEP2 gene encoding xaa-Pro aminopeptidase 2: MPPGPAVSAQRRDTAGARGAVVRAEALCEEDNDPRSLPGASASLHPGGKGAGGGTRRSTAPNVPSAFRSMGTAMPPSRWTVAWLLLLQGCSMGCSQPAASPRTDIRDCSVDPPYLPPTATNSSAQLSALRDAMRARNIHAYIVPSTDAHMSEYIAERDARLGWLTGFTGSAGTGVVTEDRAALWTDSRYWTQAERQLDCNWELQRTTWIESIGTWIVEVVPAGGNVSLDPFLFSIDTWHSYQRALQGFGITLLPMETNLVDQVWGNQRPPPPTSYIYSLPEEFTGSSWQEKVARIQQQMEEHTRSPTALLLSGLEETAWLFNLRGDDIPYNPVFYSYTLLTTTNISLFVDSARLTAEAQQSLLSGCPELCVELRDYGQVSAHLRHYAQGNVTIWLGTEYTTYGLYSIIPQEKLLEDSYSPVMLAKAVKNAKEQELLRAAHVRDAVAVIQYLLWLEKMVPQGKVDEFSGARHIDALRWAQQHSRGPSFESISASGLNAALAHYSPANGSSRQLSVDEMYLVDTGGQYLDGTTDITRTVHWGTSTPLQKEAYTRVLMGNIDLSRLVFPSDTAGRTVENFARRALWEVGLNYGHGTGHGIGNFLSVHEWPVGFQSSNVPLTAGMFTSIEPGYYRDGEFGIRIEDVVLVVEAQTKHPTGEKPFLTFEVVSLVPYDRNLIDVDLLSQEHIQYLNAYYETIRAHVGPELQRQQLEEEYQWLQRSTEPFAQSNAASTTASMLLITSLISVLLAQLQA; encoded by the exons ATGCCTCCAGGTCCCGCTGTCTCCGCGCAGCGCCGGGACACGGCCGGCGCCCGCGGTGCGGTCGTG AGAGCAGAAGCGCTCTGTGAAGAGGACAACGACCCCAGGTCTCTGCCCGGGGCCTCGGCATCCCTCCACCCAGGGGGCAAAGGCGCAGGAGGAGGGACCCGTCGCTCCACGGCACCAAACGTCCCTTCCGCGTTCCGCAGCATGGGGACAGCCATGCCGCCCTCCCGCTGGACAGTAGcctggctgctcctgctgcagg GTTGCTCCATGGGATGCTCGCAGCCCGCCGCCTCCCCCAGGACCGACATCAGGGACTGCTCCGTGGATCCACCG TACCTGCCTCCCACGGCCACCAACAGCTCGGCACAGCTCAGCGCTCTGCGGGATGCCATGCGTGCCCGTAACATCCACGCCTACATCGTGCCCTCCACGGATGCCCACATG AGCGAGTACATTGCTGAGAGGGATGCCCGCCTGGGCTGGCTCACCGGCTTTACCGGCTCTGCAG GCACCGGCGTGGTGACGGAGGACAGAGCGGCCCTGTGGACCGACAGCCGCTACTGGACGCAGGCAGAGAGGCAGCTGGACTGCAactgggagctgcagaggacCA CCTGGATTGAGTCCATCGGGACGTGGATTGTGGAGGTGGTTCCTGCAGGGGGAAACGTCAGCCTGGACCCCTTCCTATTCTCCATCG ACACGTGGCACAGCTACCAGAGGGCCCTGCAGGGTTTCGGCATCACCCTGCTGCCCATGGAGACCAACCTTGTGGACCAAGTGTGGGGCAACCAGAGACCCCCTCCACCTACCAGCTACATCTACAGCCTCCCAGAGGAGTTCACAG ggagcagctggcaggagaAGGTGGCCAGGATCCAGCAGCAGATGGAGGAGCACACGCGGagtcccacagcactgctgctctcagggCTGGAGGAGACGGCTT GGCTCTTCAACCTCCGTGGAGACGACATCCCCTACAACCCCGTCTTCTACTCCTACACTCTTCTGACCACCACCAACATCAG CCTGTTCGTGGACTCAGCACGGCTGACAGCAGAGGCTCAGCAGTCGCTGCTCTCCGGCTGCCCGGAGCTGTGCGTGGAGCTGCGGGACTACGGGCAGGTGAGCGCCCACCTCCGTCACTACGCTCAGGGCAACGTCACCATCTGGCTGGGCACTGAATACACCACCTACGGCCTCTACAGCATCATCCCCCAG gagaagctgctggaggaCAGCTACTCCCCAGTGATGCTCGCCAAGGCTGTGAAGAACGCcaaggagcaggagctgctgcgaGCAGCTCAT GTCCGGGATGCAGTGGCTGTCATCCAGTACCTGCTGTGGTTGGAGAAGATGGTGCCGCAGGGGAAGGTGGATGAGTTTTCAGGTGCTCGCCACATCGATGCCCTCCGCTG ggcacagcagcacagccgcGGGCCCAGCTTTGAGTCCATCTCTGCCAGCGGGCTCAATGCGGCGCTGGCACACTACAg CCCAGCCAACGGCAGCAGCCGGCAGCTATCAGTGGATGAGATGTACCTGGTGGACACCGGCGGGCAGTATCT GGATGGCACCACGGACATCACACGCACTGTGCACTGGGGCACGTCGACCCCATTGCAGAAG GAAGCCTACACCCGAGTGTTGATGGGCAATATTGATCTCTCTCGCCTCGTCTTCCCATCTGACACAGCTG ggAGAACAGTGGAGAACTTTGCCCGACGGGCACTCTGGGAAGTGGGGCTCAACTATGGCCACGGAACCGGGCACGGCATCGGCAACTTCCTCTCAGTGCATGAGT GGCCGGTGGGCTTCCAGTCCAGCAACGTGCCACTGACCGCAGGCATGTTCACATCCATCG AGCCCGGCTATTACCGGGACGGTGAGTTTGGTATCCGCATTGAGGACGTCGTGCTGGTGGTGGAGGCGCAGACCAAG CACCCTACAGGTGAGAAGCCCTTCCTGACCTTCGAGGTGGTGTCCCTGGTGCCCTACGACCGCAACCTTATCGACGTCGACCTCCTGTCGCAGGAGCAC ATCCAGTACCTGAACGCCTACTATGAGACCATCCGTGCGCATGTGGGGCCGGAGCTGCAgcggcagcagctggaggaggagtaTCAGTGGCTGCAGCGCAGCACAGAGCCATTCGCACAGAGCAACGCTGCCTCCACCACTGCCAGCATGCTGCTCATCACCTCCCTCATCTCCGTGCTGCTGGCTCAGCTGCAGGCCTGA